The Brachionichthys hirsutus isolate HB-005 chromosome 8, CSIRO-AGI_Bhir_v1, whole genome shotgun sequence genome contains a region encoding:
- the si:dkey-28n18.9 gene encoding sorting nexin-5, giving the protein MMEEAKEVSSSLSVHGHTIQVTEVLKDGDTLTFLIVSQKLSGTGEYHVDRTHSDFEWLQQHLFSQEDVPGIQGVIFPPLPAKVQMNASAKVMKQLGFLGLGEWQPYCKALETFLQQIAAHTILSRNKAVGVFLTSTDPPGRQRVKKNIFNRLSQAVEEMRKEGHKDVDEFFQTERDHNLPLSSYTKTAAERFLDVVLSEQKIAVACGHFSAALHLCVESVEDPEKQAFSKACVKLSEVFDCMKKNTTNVAENDVNSLGLGLDLGSRCLDAEKEMLFRRTCKLVELENARRNAEKAKPLKKAAMEEVKKAAETEFSHISGVAKEEIARFRRERVELLQQALVQWCEKQLHTARETAEQLDQHLQAFRGMA; this is encoded by the exons ATGATG GAAGAGGCTAAAGAGGTGAGCTCCTCTCTCAGTGTGCATGGTCATACCATTCAGGTCACAGAGGTGCTGAAAGATGGGGACACACTCACCTTCCTAATCGTATCACAAAAG CTGTCTGGGACTGGGGAGTACCATGTGGACCGGACTCATTCTGACTTTGaatggctgcagcagcatctgttCTCTCAGGAGGATGTGCCTGGGATCCAGGGAGTCATA tttcctcctcttcccgcAAAAGTTCAGATGAATGCATCCGCCAAGGTCATGAAACAGCTTG GTTTCCTCGGATTGGGGGAATGGCAGCCGTACTGTAAAGCGCTGGAAACCTTCCTCCAGCAGATCGCTGCTCATACCATACTCAGCAGAAACAAAGCAGTGGGGGTCTTTCTCACCAGCACAGAT CCTCCAGGCAGACAGAGAGTAAAGAAGAACATTTTCAATCGGCTGAGTCAAGctgtggaggagatgaggaaagAAGGCCATAAG GACGTTGATGAGTTCTTTCAAACCGAACGCGATCACAACCTGCCTCTGAGCAGCTACACAAAGACAGCAGCTGAG AGATTCCTGGATGTGGTGCTAAGTGAGCAAA AAATAGCAGTGGCTTGTGGCCACTTCTCAGCTGCTCTGCATCTCTGCGTGGAATCCGTAGAGGATCCAGAAAAACAGGCTTTCTCAAA GGCTTGTGTGAAATTATCAGAAGTCTTTGATTGTATGAAA aAAAATACGACAAACGTTGCTGAGAACGACGTGAACTCTCTTGGGCTCGGCCTGGACCTCGGCTCACGCTGCCTGGATGCAGAAAAG GAAATGCTCTTCAGAAGAACCTGCAAGCTCGTGGAGTTGGAGAACGCCAGACGGAATGCGGAGAAGGCCAAACCTCTCAAGAAGGCTGCG ATGGAGGAGGTAAAGAAAGCAGCGGAGACAGAGTTCAGTCACATCAGCGGCGTAGCAAAGGAGGAG ATCGCACGGTTCCGGAGGGAACgcgtggagctgctgcagcaggctcTGGTCCAGTGGTGTGAAAAGCAGCTTCACACCGCCAGAGAAACCGCTGAGCAGCTCGACCAGCACCTGCAAGCATTTAGAGGGATGGCatag